From Paenibacillus sp. GP183, one genomic window encodes:
- a CDS encoding aldo/keto reductase codes for MRYTMLGKTDFNVSSLGFGAMNLPGVPFEQARDALNFALDQGINYIDTAAGYRNSEEIIGASISHRRDEFFLATKTNKRDYAAAKEEINRSLERLQTEQVDLLQIHYVNYVHEFKAVMAEGGAYEAALEAQREGKVKYIGITGHRPELLAKWISKGQFDQVLFHLNLAQPFALNELIPEATGQNMMKIAMKPLSGGFIQPVETAIRYPYSQDVHVIISGMTSRQEVQENMAAMEQEVGDGERVELEQLADELGEHNCRRCNYCSCPLEIRIPDVMISSKIREKFGLLPKGEEFYQMQKDQFLSCADYEPCKDKPLCEQKCPYHLPMRKVIMESVSYLTRSVSK; via the coding sequence ATGAGATATACAATGTTAGGCAAAACTGATTTTAACGTATCCTCACTCGGTTTCGGTGCTATGAACTTGCCTGGAGTTCCCTTCGAACAAGCCCGGGATGCGCTTAATTTTGCTCTGGATCAAGGCATAAACTATATAGATACAGCTGCCGGCTATAGGAACAGTGAAGAGATCATTGGAGCTTCGATTTCCCATCGGAGAGATGAGTTTTTTCTGGCAACTAAAACAAACAAGCGCGATTATGCGGCCGCGAAGGAAGAAATTAATCGCAGCTTAGAGCGGTTACAGACGGAGCAAGTGGATTTATTGCAAATTCATTACGTGAATTATGTGCACGAATTTAAAGCGGTGATGGCTGAAGGCGGCGCTTATGAAGCTGCTTTGGAGGCGCAACGCGAGGGCAAGGTCAAATATATTGGGATCACAGGGCACCGCCCGGAGCTTTTGGCTAAATGGATCAGCAAGGGGCAATTTGATCAAGTGCTGTTTCATCTCAATTTAGCGCAGCCCTTTGCTTTGAATGAATTAATTCCCGAGGCAACGGGTCAAAATATGATGAAGATCGCCATGAAGCCTTTATCCGGCGGGTTTATCCAGCCCGTGGAAACCGCAATACGCTATCCTTACAGCCAGGATGTGCACGTCATCATTTCGGGGATGACCAGCAGGCAAGAGGTCCAGGAAAATATGGCCGCGATGGAACAAGAGGTCGGCGATGGAGAGCGCGTTGAGCTGGAGCAGCTGGCTGATGAGCTTGGCGAGCATAATTGCAGACGTTGCAATTATTGCTCCTGTCCGCTCGAGATCAGGATTCCGGATGTGATGATATCGAGTAAGATCCGTGAAAAATTTGGGCTTTTGCCTAAAGGAGAAGAATTCTATCAAATGCAAAAGGATCAGTTTCTGTCCTGCGCTGATTATGAGCCCTGTAAAGATAAGCCGCTGTGTGAGCAAAAATGCCCTTATCACCTGCCGATGAGGAAGGTTATTATGGAATCGGTATCTTATTTGACTAGATCTGTAAGCAAATGA
- a CDS encoding leucyl aminopeptidase: MTRFAVKPFTSLHHRDVEADAILVCLTETELRQDALLGQPQLDQALLRLHEKGLFTSASGDLEALPTHGLLPYAYVLVAGLGPATTRDTLRAAAVHAARKALALGIESLALKLPSSINPRSAAHALTEGLLLGTYRIATFQRDKPERAELRQAWILTEAAAQAAPLEEAIRIAEAYADGTNYARDLTNLPGNVLVPASLAKEAEKLAQHYGFACEVLDEHEIAAHGMGGLHAVGKGSANPPRMITLRYQGDPASADVLGLVGKGVTFDTGGVSMKRPEGMEEMISDMGGAATLLGAMHVVGQLRPKVNLIAVIPSAENMTSGAAFKPGDVITLLGGRTVEVLNTDAEGRIVLADGVTYAKQLGANHLIDVATLTGAILISLADVATGALTNDDAFLRPFLQAAEQAGEKVWQLPNYPEYRAMLKSDVADIKNATSNRWAGAITGGLFIGAFAEDTPWIHLDTGGTAWLWSQKGIEPKGGTGAMVRTVAEYICRPYSI, translated from the coding sequence ATGACCCGATTTGCGGTGAAGCCCTTCACCTCGCTTCACCACCGCGACGTCGAGGCAGACGCCATACTCGTCTGCCTCACGGAAACCGAGCTGCGCCAGGACGCCCTGCTGGGCCAGCCGCAGCTAGACCAAGCCCTTCTGCGCCTGCACGAGAAGGGCCTCTTCACGTCCGCCTCCGGGGACCTGGAGGCGCTGCCCACCCACGGGCTGCTGCCGTACGCGTACGTGCTCGTGGCGGGGCTCGGCCCCGCGACCACTCGCGATACGCTGCGCGCAGCCGCAGTGCATGCAGCGCGCAAGGCGCTCGCGCTGGGCATCGAAAGCTTGGCGCTGAAGCTGCCAAGCTCCATAAATCCGCGGTCAGCCGCACACGCGCTGACCGAAGGGCTCCTGCTCGGTACGTATCGCATCGCGACGTTCCAGCGGGATAAGCCTGAGCGAGCGGAGCTCCGTCAGGCTTGGATCTTGACCGAGGCAGCTGCGCAGGCAGCGCCTCTGGAGGAGGCCATCCGCATCGCGGAGGCATATGCGGATGGCACGAACTATGCCCGGGATCTGACGAACCTCCCGGGCAATGTCCTGGTCCCGGCTTCTCTCGCGAAGGAAGCCGAGAAGCTGGCACAGCACTACGGCTTCGCGTGCGAGGTGCTGGATGAGCACGAGATCGCCGCCCACGGGATGGGCGGTCTCCACGCGGTGGGCAAAGGCAGCGCCAACCCACCCAGAATGATCACCCTGAGGTATCAGGGGGATCCGGCTTCCGCCGATGTGCTGGGCCTCGTCGGCAAGGGCGTGACCTTTGACACCGGCGGAGTCTCGATGAAAAGGCCGGAGGGCATGGAAGAGATGATCAGCGATATGGGCGGAGCCGCAACGCTGCTTGGGGCCATGCATGTGGTGGGCCAGCTCCGGCCGAAGGTCAACCTGATCGCAGTCATCCCTTCAGCGGAGAATATGACGTCCGGCGCAGCCTTCAAGCCGGGTGATGTGATTACACTGCTCGGGGGCAGGACGGTAGAAGTACTTAATACCGATGCGGAAGGGCGTATTGTCCTTGCAGACGGAGTGACATATGCGAAACAACTGGGAGCTAACCATTTGATAGATGTAGCCACATTAACAGGCGCCATTCTCATCAGTCTGGCGGATGTCGCGACCGGAGCGTTAACGAACGATGATGCTTTCTTGAGACCGTTCCTCCAGGCCGCAGAGCAGGCGGGAGAGAAGGTTTGGCAGCTGCCCAACTACCCGGAATACCGAGCCATGTTGAAAAGCGACGTTGCCGATATCAAGAATGCGACCTCGAATCGATGGGCAGGAGCCATCACGGGGGGACTGTTCATTGGCGCATTTGCTGAGGACACCCCATGGATTCATCTGGACACCGGCGGGACAGCCTGGTTATGGAGCCAAAAAGGCATAGAGCCCAAAGGCGGAACCGGAGCTATGGTGCGCACGGTGGCCGAATATATTTGCCGGCCGTACTCCATTTGA